One Chryseobacterium indoltheticum DNA segment encodes these proteins:
- a CDS encoding DUF1835 domain-containing protein, translating to MSTFHILNGDCLAEKFPKNMEGEIIIWREALIDGPVSDNNFFENRKKFITENHDSESDYEELVVKEFQRIQNIPEDSSVFFWFEDDLFCQEL from the coding sequence ATGAGTACTTTTCACATTCTGAATGGCGATTGCTTGGCCGAAAAATTTCCGAAAAATATGGAAGGTGAAATCATTATCTGGCGTGAAGCATTAATTGATGGACCTGTTTCAGACAATAATTTCTTTGAAAATCGTAAGAAATTTATCACAGAAAATCACGATTCAGAAAGCGATTATGAAGAATTGGTTGTAAAAGAATTTCAAAGGATACAAAATATTCCAGAGGATTCTTCTGTGTTTTTCTGGTTTGAAGACGACTTGTTTTGTCAGGAATTGTGA
- a CDS encoding thermonuclease family protein, which yields MIYKTFLIFLFPIIIFSQSKSYKVIGVKDGDTVEILMDGKPQVVRLSHIDCPEKKQPFGNNAKQFVSDVCFGRKVKLSTGWKKDRNKRLLAEIILSNGKNLNKELVKNGLAWHFKRYSKDNSYDDLEKQAKKLELGLWKDKNPVAPWEWRKSRKKTSHRSVSTSNK from the coding sequence ATGATTTATAAAACTTTTCTCATCTTTCTCTTCCCAATTATTATCTTTTCGCAGAGTAAATCTTATAAAGTAATCGGGGTAAAAGACGGTGATACTGTAGAAATATTAATGGACGGGAAACCACAGGTCGTAAGGCTTTCACACATTGATTGTCCGGAAAAAAAACAGCCGTTTGGAAACAATGCAAAACAGTTTGTATCAGATGTGTGTTTTGGAAGAAAAGTTAAACTTTCTACAGGCTGGAAAAAAGATCGCAATAAAAGATTGCTGGCCGAGATTATATTATCAAACGGCAAAAATCTTAATAAAGAGCTTGTAAAAAATGGTTTGGCCTGGCATTTCAAAAGATACTCGAAAGACAACAGTTATGATGATTTGGAAAAACAGGCAAAAAAATTAGAATTAGGATTATGGAAGGACAAAAATCCGGTGGCGCCTTGGGAATGGAGGAAATCACGAAAAAAAACCTCACACCGCTCAGTGTCTACTTCCAATAAATAA